GAGATCTGTAACAGCGATCAGGCCACCATATTCCTCTGAGAACGTGTAAGTGCCAGCATGAAGCTCATCAGCAAAGTTAGCTAACAAGGCTCTGAAAGATGGAGCCGACACCTCCATATCGAGGTCATCATGAATCAAAACTATAACTTGCCCTACTTGACCCTCTGGAGACGGATCTAGATCTAGACAACAGTGATCACCACACCCATTCCCCAACAGAGGAATCCATCGGAGATTGAACAAATCTGGCTTAATTGGTCCCTCTATTTCACGTTGAAAGTCTATTAGTGGCTCTGTTTCCAAAACCTCTCTCCAGATATCCCATTGACGAAAGATGTCCTCCAGAGAATAAAACTCTGTCCAGCCACTGAGAAAACCTTCCTCATCAAGCCTCCCGTTGTGAATTCGGTAAGACTCTCTCACATCTTCTGGGAACTCAATACCAAGCTTTGTCTCTGCATTCTTAATATCCTCTTCCGACGCACCTGGTTGAAGGAGAGGGATGATACTTGGTGCGTGAATAGCTAAGCCTGCCTCAATTCGATCCCAGATTTCTTGCATGCTCTTTGTTCTCTACCGCTTATGTTGAGAGGTCTCAGGTTCTTGTCCTCCCATGCTAACCGTAGTATTAGCCAGTGTTACAACGCCGCTAGAGTTCTTCGCTTTTGAAGCGACTCTCCCTCAGAATTGGGGGGCCAACGCAGAGCCTAACGGCCCAAACCAACCACCCCCAATCCTCTACTGAGCAACCCCAACCGACATCACCCGATCGCGGAACCACTTCTTCCCCGCATCAGTGACAGCCCTGTTTACATCCTTCCAAGAAAGCTGAGCCACTTCAAGTTCAGCCCCGCTCTCCTTCTGGACATCCATCGCCAGCCACTTCAGAAACGCCCCCATCTGAGATATCTCCAAACAACCGCTGCAGGCTTCAGTCACCCCCTGCTCCAACCGAGCAGAAGTCACCACCAGATCCACAAACTGATCAATACTTTTGACCCGCTCAGGATCAAGCTGCACCGGCTTTTTGGTCTTAACTACCTGATGCTTTTCCCCCTTAGCCTTGAACATCAGCTCAGGATAGGTGAGACGATCAGCCGGGATGCTCTGGGGATAAAGCACAACACCTTCCCCCAAACCTTCAATCCCGAAGGTATCCTTCACCCAAGGATCGGTGTGTTCCACCTCAGTCACGAGTTGATTGATCGCTGTAGCAGCAGATTCCAACTGGTCTCGGCTACCGTAATCCAGCGTCAATGGCTCCCCCATGAAAGGCAGCACAAACACATCAGGGTGAGCAGGCAAAAGCTCAGCAATCTTCTCTGGATCAACCTCCAGCTTGGCGACTTCGTTTTCGACCCCGCCGGTCTGAACTGCAAAAACAGCAAAGATTTTGCGATCGATTTGAGAGATCGCCGTCCGTTTCTGAATTCCCTGACCGCACCATTCACCAAACAGGGTGAGATGTTCACGGCCCGCCAACCGAGCGAAATAGTCGATGTGCTGGCTCACCCAATGGGCAAAGCCCATGTTGTCATCGCCCGGCGTAATAATCTGAGAACGACTCTGAGCCGCCACCCGACCATCCGAGAACACCTGTACCCCAGCATTGGTACCATCCAGCTTAATTTTGGCTCGATAGGTCACTACCGGAGTGGCATCCAGAGCGATCAAATTCCGACGGACGTTATAGAGCAACTCCATACTCGGCCACCGCTGTAGCTGCACCGACTGGGCGACTGACTTTTGACAGTACAGATCAGATAAATCTTGCCCTACAGGTGCATCTGTTTTACCCAAAGCCATACCGTAGGACACTAACCCCCGCAGCCTAGTGGCTTTAATTTTAGTGCCATCTTTGAGGACGGAGTTGACTTGAGCGATTGAGATGCGATCGCCCACCTCATAAACCCGCTCCAAATTAGCAATAATCTGAATCGCGGGGCATCCCGGAGCCTGCATTGCATAGACCTTGAGCGCATCAGCATTCAGATGCTGATTGACGCTTTTAACTTCCATAACCATGACAGTCATCACACACCTCCTTTGGTTAGCTGACTACGGTGAATAACATAAACAATAGAGAGACTTAGCTCCCTCACCCCAGGGGGGATGATGGGCTGTGTAGGGATCGAACCTACGCACTTTCGCTTAAGAGGCGACTGCTCTACCAACTGAGCTAACAACCCTGGTGGGCCGCCCAGGGGTTGAACCTGGATCTATCCGCTTAAAAGGCGGCTGCATATCCGCTCTGCCAGCGGCCCATTGGTACTCCCGACAGGATTTGAACCTGCAAAAACTCTGTCCCTCAAACAGAGGCGTTTACCGATTTCGCCACGGGAGCGAAGTACTCCTGGTGGGAGTCGAACCCACAACCTCTGGTGTCTAAGACCAGCGCCTCTTCCGGTTGGGCTACAGGAGTATGAACAGTCCGAGTGGCAGGATTTGAACCTGCGACATCCTGGCCCCAAACCAGGCGCGCTGACCAAGCTGCGCCACACTCGGATACTTGGTACTCCCGGTGAGACTTGAACTCACAACCTCTGGTGCTTGAAACCAGCGCCTCTTCCCATTGGGCTACAGGAGCATAAAAAATTGAGAACTTGAAAAACGGATCTCGGAACTGTTCTCCGAATACCCGATACTCCTGGCGGGAGTCGAACCCACAACAAACTGTGTTTAAGACAGCCGCGTCTACCAATTGCGCCACAGGAGTAAGAAAAGGAGACGTGAAGAGATCCAGGCAAATGGTCACTTTCAACAACCTCCAACTGCCCCGCCAGGGTTCGTTCGCGTCAGCGTTTCCGAAGGAAATACCTAGAATTTCGCTGTCAAAGAGCGAAGTGTTTCCAGTTACACCACAGGGCAAGGAATGGATGCCGAGGTAGGGGTTGCACCTACAACCTCCTGATTCAGAGTCAGGCGACTTGCTATTCGTCCACTCGGCAATGAATGGCTGGAGCGAGAGGAATCGAACCTCCAACTACCTGATTAACAGTCAGGCGTTCTGCCAGTTGAACTACACTCCATCAAGCCCCCCAGGTCGGTTTTGAGCCGACGACCTCCTGTACTTCACACAGGCGCTACTACCTCTGAGCTACCGGGGGATAAATTGACTTGCACAATTGGAATTGGCGAGAACGGAAGGACTTGAACCCTCAATCTTCAGATTCGTAGTCTGAGATGTTATCCAGTTACACCACGTTCTCAAAGCGGAGAGAGAGGGAATCGAACCCCCAGTGGACTAAATCCACGACTGTTTAGCAAACAGATTGCCTTGCCAATGGCGATCTCTCCATGTTTGGTAGGTCGGGCAGGAATTGAACCTGCAACGCAATCAGCGACTGCTTTACAGGCAGTTGCCCACACCAGTAGGCGAGCCGACCTATGTGAATAGCGGTACACGTATCGATGAGGGCGTTCAAATGGCTGCTCCCATGTGTGCTCAAGAAGAGCTGCCCTCACTCAGCCGGGTACTGCTATTGGGAGTGGTGACGGGGATTGAACCCGCAATCACTTGGATGAAAGCCAAGCCGCTTAAGCCATTTGCGTACACCACTTCATGAACTGCCTGAACCAAACCAGTTCAGGCAACGCGGAGACTAGGATTTGAACCCAGAACATCAGCTTTGGAGGCTGAGGTGTTGCCATTACACCATCCCCGCATATTGCAACTGGCGTATTGATTAGGACGTCTTAAAGGTTGAACCCGATCTAGAGTGTTCTTCCATCGTCTTAACTCAACAGTCAGTTGCGATAGGTTGCAGTGGCGGGAGTTGAACCCGCATCTTCTTGGTTATGAGCCAAGCGCCTTGCCGTTAGGCTACACTGCGCCACTTGGAGTCCAGGGTGGGATTTGAACCCACGATATCGATGTTGCAGACCGACGCCTTTGAGCACTTGGCAACCTGGACACATGACTAATGACAAATTGTCGCTAGCAATAAGAAGTCTCGACGGGAGTTGCACCCGCTTCTCCTTGGCTGAGAACCAAAGCGACTTATCTAATCGTCCACGAGATATGGCGACACACGTATTGATGAGGACATCATCTTGAGCAAAGAAACGATGGGTTCAAACACCAATGTCCTCACTCAGCCGGGTGTTGCCATACTTGTAACGGGGGAAACGAGATTCGAACTCGCGATCTTTCGCTCGACAGGCGACTGCTTTAGACCGGCTAAGCTACACCCCCAGAAATGGCGGTCAATGCATTGAGTCAGACGTTTAATCGCTTTAACGATTCGGGAGAAGGCTCCCATTTCTACACTCAGTTGTTGACTGCCAAAATGTGGCAAATAATATTCAGTTGTCTAGGTTCAGAAATTGTTTTTGGCCCCGAAGGTGGAGCGCATTACATTTATACTACAAACATACTACATAAATGTCAAGGGCATACTACAAGATTTTTCAGATCCTTCTAAAAAAGGAGAGGATGGGCTACCTCAAGAGAGTCAAAACCACCTCTCCTTTATGGGTTTGAGCTAAATTACAGACGTGAGGGGTAAACCCGCCGCATGCCACAAACGATGAAGAATGAGTTCAGTCTCATAGTCGTAGGCTGCGAGAAACATCCCTTCATGGGCGTCGATGGTTTGAGCCATCCAGGTGCCGCCGAGATCAACTTCGACATATTCGGCATCGACACAGGTGATCTCTAGGGTCTCGGCATATCGGTGCAGAGCCGCATCTAGAGCCTCCAGTCCAGGCGCTTGGATGGGAAGCAAGAAAGACGCTAGGCCCATCTCGACGTGCAGGCTTCGACCGATGCGAACGCTCAAAATCACGTGCTGAGAGACCACCGCCTCTAGGGAAGCTGCTTCGTAGTCCATGTGCAGCCCCAGTTCGGTGTAAATCAATTTCAACATCTTAGCTGTCTCCTAAAGTCTGGGTTTAGTGAAGGAGAACAGAGACGGCCCTAGTTCTCAGGGTGTGGGCTGGCTTTTCCAAAACTGGTCGGCAAACGCCACGGCGGGATGGATCGGTGCTTTGGGTTTGGTGAACAAGGTCATGCCTGCTTGTTTGGGGGTGCGATCGCTTTTCCCACAGTTACAAGATTCACAGGCGGCAACCACGTTGTCCCAGGTGTGCAGTCCACCCTTTGAGCGCGGAATCACGTGATCGAGCGTCAGCTTCCGGCTGCTGTTGCAGTACTGGCAGCGATGCTGATCACGCTTGAGGACTTCGCGCCGATTCACCGGAGGAATCTTCCACTGGCGCTCTGGGTTGCCCATCAACAGGCGGATGTGTTCTGAGACCTGGAGGATCGTGGAGGGCGATCGCACTTCCCACATCTGGGTATTACCAAAGTCCAGCGCCTCAGCCTGTTCCGTCACCAGCAGCACAATGGCGCGCTTAATGTTGATCTTGGCTAGGGGTAAATACGCCTTGGAAAAGACCACCACGGAATTTTGTAATACGGCGTGTTGTACAGTCATCGGTCGAAACTCCTCAAAAAAAGAATCCCCGCTCTACACAGGGCAGAGCGGGGATTCAGCAAGATTAATGCCGGTCGTTATGTCGGTGCGAGGTCGCACCTTCCGCTCTTGATATTTGGATCTGGGTATTGTCTATCGGAAATAGGTTCCCAATTTATGCCTTCTAAGAAACTGCAGCCGAGTCCCGTCAGGGTCTCAAAACCCAATCGCGCAGCAGTTACCGCAACACAATGTTTGTGCTGCGACATTCGGCTGGCTGAGGTGGGTCTGCGTTTCATTTGAAGATATTGATCCAGAGCGGATTAAATACTACGTTTGTAGTACCCAATCTTGCACAGGTTTTCAGCTTCGTCAAGAAATTTGGCAAAATTGCCGATGTGAAGGGAATCACTCGCGCTTTTTTGCAATCTATCAAGACATTACCGACAGACGACAAGGAAGAAGTAAATCAGTCATCACTCTTTTCTTCGTTCAACATCTGGAGCAAACAATACAGAGCATGATGCAGAGTCAGAAGCTGTTCAGGCAATCTGGGTTTGGAATTTGGAGGATTTGCGATCGCATCCAACCTACCTTCGATAATCGCAACAATCTGACCAGTCCCCCTCATACCTTACAGATCCTGAAGCGGGCACAGAACTGGTTGCGACTGCCCAGCCCCATTGGGTTTTTGATGGTGCGCAGCGATCAGTGGCACTTGATTTCACATCTAGTTCTAGAAAGCCGAGCGGAGGTTAGACGTGCTCCCGATTGATATTAGCGTCTGTCCTCTACAGCTTTTGAGATTATTTTTATTCATAGACAAAAAATAAATATCTGTCTTGAGATTATCGCTACGATAAGAATGAAACAGTTGCTCAACGGCTAATGATCTGACTCTACTTGAGCAGATGGAAGACAGTCGTTCTGCGCCCTTGTTAGGAGGTTCAGTAATGTCTAAGATTTCCAGTGCGATTGCACACACAGGTTTCGGTATCACCTTAATCGCAATCTCAAGCTTGATCGCTCCCGCCGCCCAGGCCCAAGAAAACATTATTCAAATTGGGGGGTCTCCTGACGAGCAGCAATATTACCGATCCTATTGGAATGATCTAGTCGAGCTGGGGTCTCAAGCCTCGCAAGAACGACGGCCCCAAGAAACAAGCCGAATAGAGGCCGATCCAGAAGCTGACTTAGAAAAGATTGTTCGTAATTTAGATATTCGCGAGTTAGTCTTAGAGCCGATCATTCGGTTGAACGGTTCGTCTCAGGTCTTCGGTATCTTGGTCAACAAAAACCCTGACCCCGTCACAGTGTCAGCCATCAACTTTGAAGTGTTAGATGAAGACGGTAATCTACTTCAAACCGGCAGTGCTCAGCCCGAACCCAGCACCTTGGCTCCTGGACAGGTTGTTACCTTTACCAAGGTCTTGCTCACGATTCCCCCTGATGCTGGGTACGAGGTGACATTGTCAGAGCCAACTTTTGTCATTGCTCCAGGCCAAGCAGGCAGCTCGGTGCGCTAAGCAGCACTAATCTCTATTAATTTCTATTTCTGATCAGATCACGAAGCCAGTCTTGGCGATTACTCAGCTATCCCTTTAGGACTGACATGCCTAGCTGAAGTCTCTACGCTGATTAACATCAGCAAAGACAAAGAATTCAGGAGGTCATGATCATGGCTAAGGCTGCGATCATTTTAGCAACAGCGCTAGCGTTAGGAACAACGGCTCTCCCAGCCTCAGCGCTTTCCACTCAGCATCAGGTTTCTGCAGCGAATCCTGATGTATCACTCACTGAGGGGATCGGTTCAGGCCAATTGCTTGCCGGAAGAAGGCGCAGAAGAGGCCGATTTGAACGACACGGGGGAAGCTTTAAAAGACGGAGGGGGTTCTGTCGCCGGTCCTGGTCTCGACGAAAATGTGCTTTTGAAAAATTCTATGCCCGAAAGTGTCAATATCGATATCGCCGCAGAGAATGCAAGCGCATTTTTTATAGCCGATTTGATAGATATGATCGAGGTAATGACCGCTTTGACGTGTACGACGATCGCAATGACATCCGCATCGATCGCATCGCAGACTACATCCTCAAAGGCATTTTTTAACGACTAAATTTTGCTTAGGGATATCTATAAAAGGGCCAGCCAGACGAAACAAGAAGCGTTGACTGGCCCTTTCTGGCGTCTGTCCAGCAGTTCCGATCACCAAGCTATGCCTCATTCCATCGGCGCAGATCCACTCACCAAGTTACTCACTAGAATCACTCATTGCTTATTCAATCTGAAAATTTCGCTTTACGCTTAACAGCCTTCTTACGCCTGACCAACGCCATCTAAGATTACAGCAGACTATAGGGTTCTCCCACCTCAACGTCTCTGAGAGTAGGCACTCTAAGGTTTGTACAGTTTTTTTGCTAAATGCAATCAGACCGAAAAATCTTGCTATAAAGTTCTCAAAAATATATATGAGGATCTTTTTAATGAACAAGGGTGAATTAGTTGATGCCATTGTTGAAAAGGTTGATATTACAAAGAAGCAGGCTGACGTTATTTTGACGGCTGCGCTAGAGGTTGTCGTTGACACCGTGAGCGAGGGCGATAAGGTTACCGTTGTCGGTTTTGGCAGCTTTGAACCTCGCGATCGCAAGGCTAGAAATGGCCGCAATCCACAGACGGGTAAAACTCTCAAAATCAAAGCCACACGAGTTCCTGCCTTCAGTGCCGGGAAACTCTTTAAGGAAAAAGTCGCTAAATAAATCTATACCTGCACGACATTAGAGTTCTGCTGTCGTTAAACCTGTTGGAGGCGAAGAGCCAAACTCTTCGCCTCTATGGGTAATAATTTTTTACTACTTTCTGTCGCTGCATCCTAGATTCAGCACCAATTTGCGCTACATATTGAGAGAGTTAGAGAAGCCTTCGTTTTTGCAAAGGAGCAAAACTTGCCGGTTCAGTTTCGCATTCTCTCAGAACTCTTCAAAGCGCGACTATCACGGCAGATTGAGCTGTGGATCTTTCTCAGCATCCTTGTCATCGAGGCGATTCTGCTGATTCCTTCCGTTATTCGGCGTGAACAAGAGTTGCTATACCAGTTAAGTGCCGTCTCCTCTGCGCGGGCCTCTGGCATTCTTAGCTCACTGCCCCAAATTTCTGGCCCTGAGCTGCTTGAGCAACTACAAAAGCTGCAGGCAGACCCCGTTGTATTGGGAGGCACACTCTATCGCGCTGATGGCAAACGGATCGGACAGTTTGGTGAACCGCCGGAGCTGTCCTACCGTAAAGTTACCCGCAATCAGCAAGCCAAAATTCTGGATCGCTTCGGGCAACGCTATGACTCAGCCTGGATGATGGTTCCGTCTAGCAAGAAATATACATTGATCATTCGCCACGACGTCACTCAGGTCCAGCACGATATCTTCGCATTCGTGGGGCGTATTTCCCTCCTAGTGCTGATCATCTCAGTCTTTGTCACTGTAGCAACCATGATTGTGGTCTACACCATTGTGATCACCCCTGTCCTGCAGCTCCGCGCCGATCTGCTGCGGGCTGGGGAACTTGCCCTCCAAGATCAGCCACAGACAGCTCCCCCTTTTGTTTCCCTTGATCACCAGCGCCATGATGAGCTAGGGGACGTGATCACAGCCTTTGGACAGATGTATCGGCAGATCTCAGATGCGATCGCACAGCGTAAAGCTAGCGAACAGCGATTTCGGGCCTTAGTTGAACAAGCGGTCGATGCTATTTTCGTCATCAATGCCCAAGGCCGCGTCGTTGAAGTCAATCAGCAAGCCTGTCGCAATCTAGGCTACACTTCCACAGAACTCCTGATGCTCTCCGTCCCCGACATCCAAAAACAGCTAACCGCAGCAGACTTTAAAGTTCTCTGGCAGCGATTAACCCCCGGCATTCCTGTCACCATCGAAGGGATACATCGGCGTAAAGACAGCAGTACATTCCCTGTAGAAGTACGCCTCGGACTCTTTGAATTTAGCGATGAGCAGTTTATTCTGGCGCTGAGTCGAGATGCGACGGAACGTAAAGCAGCAGAAAAATTGACGGAACAGCTCGCTGAGATTGGCGAGTTAGCCACCATGATTGTTCACGAAGTCCGAAATCCACTCACCACAGTGTTAATGGGGCTCAACGCCTTCAAAAACATAGACCTGACCGAGCGGTTCCAAATGCGCCTAACCCTAGCGTTAGAAGAAGCAGAGCGGCTACAGCGCCTTCTCAACGAGATCTTGCTCTATGCGAAACAGCAGCAGTTAGAACGCACAGAACTAGATGTCAATCATCTGATCACCGACAGTATGGCATCAATCAAAGCTATTCCCTCTGTGGCCGAACGAGAACTAAAGATTGAGCTATCGGCTGTGCCTATCACTATTTCTGGCGATCGCGATAAACTACGCCAAGTCTTTATTAATCTCATTAGCAACGCCAGCGAAGCCTCCCCACCCGGAGAGATGATTCAATGGCATGTTGAAGCGGACCCAGTTCGAAACCGGGTTACCATCCGCGTCAAGAACGGGGGAGAGCCAATCCCCGCTGCGACAATCCCTAAGTTGACGCAGCCGTTTTACACCACCAAGTCTTCTGGAAATGGTCTAGGCTTAGCCATTACCAACCGAATTGTAGAGGCCCACCAAGGCACATTGCTGATTGAGTCTTCTGAGCTAGGGACAACAGTAACCGTTTCACTACCGATGCAGCCGAGTCGTCCGTCGTAACTTTGCTCTGGGGTCGCGTCGGGTCAAAGACCGACACAAGATTAGGTCCTAAGCCACCAGGGCCTGCTGCTCATCAATCACCTGCAGTAAGCTCTCAGTGCTGAAAGGCTTGACTAGATAGTCCGTACCGCCTGCCCGCAGTGCAGCTTTACGACGCAGATCGTCTCCTAGCGCTGTCGCAAAAATAATCGGCATCATCTTGCCCGCAGCACGGAGGCGTTGACAGATCTCTAGCCCCGTCAACTGCGGCAACTGCCAATCTAGAACGATGATATCTGGCGCTTGCGTCTGAGCCAAATGCAAGCCCGTCAGCCCGTCATGAGCGACAGTTACTCGATAACCTAGATCGTTTAGATCCAGCTCTAGGAGCCTGGCAATGCTTGCTTCGTCTTCAATGAGCAATACATGGATATTCATAGATCTTAGAGGGCGCTACCAGATTTGTACATTTTTATTCTGCGCGATGCCCCTGAAACCCAGCTAATCGCTATCTTAAGATTGGCTGAGTTAGACTTGACATTGGCGACAGAAGTGAGTTGAGCGGCCAGCCAACTTCATTCGATCCAGCAAGGTGCCACAGCTGCGGCAGGGTTGGCCTGCCCGACCATAGACCCAGGCAACGCCCCCATAATTGCCATTGATGCCCAAAACATCTCGAAAATCGCTGAAGGTGGTTCCTCCCTGCTCTAGGCTCGCGGATAAAACCTGAACAATTGCTGCATGTAGGCGCTCCACCTGTTGAGCAGTCAGCTTAAGACACAGAGTTGTGGGTAAAATACCGCTGACAAACAAAGACTCGTCGGCATAGATATTGCCCAACCCTGCCACAATGGACTGGTCGAGCAGGGCTGATTTAATCGAACGACGGCGACCGCTGAGCTGCTGCTCTAGGTAAGGCACAGAAAAATCAACAGAAAGCGGCTCCGGGCCAAGTCGCTGCAGGCCAGAGATAACGGTTTCGGGAGCAGTTCCGGGCGCCACCCACCACATCTGTCCAAAGGTACGTTGGTCTACAAAACGCAGCTCTTGCTGATCGGCAAAGAAGAGGCGTACGCGCGTATGCTTCTGCAAAGCGTCATCACGACGGAGCCACAGGAGCTGTCCCGTCATTCTCAAATGGACACCGAGCCAGCCTGCAGGCTGCGCCTGAGACGTCAGCTGCCCTAGCAGATATTTACCGCGTCGCTGCCAAGCTTTAAGATGCATATTTTGTATCCCCACTTCAAACTCAGCAGGGCTAGGATAAGCAATCGTCCGAGGATAGAGAACCTGAGCACCTAATAGCGGATGCCCGCAGGTTCTTTGGTCTAGACCTCGACGTACGGTTTCAACTTCAGGCAGCTCAGGCATGGAACTCGCTTACGGGTGAGGGACAAAGCTTCTAGACGTTGAGCATCTACTGCTTACCAAACAGAAGCACCCTTCTGCCGATGGGCAAGTAAGGGTGCTGGATACAGTAAAGATATTTAAAACCGTAAAGGAAGCTGGCGTCAGGTTCAGGTCAAGGACTTTAGATGCCCTTCCCCCTTTATTTCACTTCCTCTAATTCATTCATTGCAAAGTTATTGGTGTTGACACCACTGGCACTACCGCTATAGCCGGTGTAATTAACAGTGCTGAAGCGAACAATCACGGGATACTTCGTCGTTTCACTTTTATCAATAGAGGCAACTGTGCCAACTTCCCGATACCAATAGGATTCGGGACGAAGAATTTTAACTTTAGAACCACGCTCAACCATGAATCTTAATACCTTTAATGATGTGCAAAAGGATCAATTAACCTCAGCCTACTATGCTCCCGTATCACTCGAAACATCAACTCTATAAACTTTTATAACTTGTCTGGTGCTGGAATGAAGCGTGGAAAGCTAATTCGCGATGGCGTATGGCTGGTTTGCGATAGCCTGCGGTTTGTCTGTCTCGAGAAAGAAAAGCTGCGCTCAAGGGAGTCACAACCTCAAAATTGATAAACCGGCAAAGTGAAGTGAAAACAGCTCCCCTCATCTAAAGACGACTCAACCCAAAGCTTGCCGTAGTGCGCCTGCACAATTTGCTGACAGAGAGCCAAGCCAATGCCATAGCCCTCTTGGTCTTGATCGCGTGTGAGACGGAACCGGTCAACAAAAATGTATTTCTGTTTTTCCTCTGGGATGCCAGGCCCATCATCTCGGATGCTGACCTGAACTTTCTGAGTGGTGCGATGGAGCAGAGAAACTTGGATAGTGCCGCCGCAGGGCGTATACTTCAGAGCATTTTCGAGCAAATTGATGAGAACCTGACGCACTTGATCAACATCACCGTGGACCCATGGCAGATCGGCCGGGAGATCAGTTTTTAGAGTCTGTGCCTTCTCTGCGAAGTGATGGCTTAGATCATCCAAAGTTTCTTTACAGAGGGTTACTAAGCTTAGCTTTTTGGGCTGGATGTCGAGGGTGACACTCTTGCCCTGCGAGGCCTCTAAAACGCTGGTAATCATGCGTTCAATTAATCGGATTTGAGTGTGAGCATGATCCGAGAGCTTCATCAACATCTCTTTTGACAAAGAGGTCGGGTTGTCTGAATCCCACTGCCCGTCTAAAGTTTCAATTGCGATTGCAGCCGCCGTGAGAGGGTTCCGTAAGTCATGAGCGAGCATCGCCATAATTCGGTCTTTAAACTTGAGCTGCTCCTGCATCGCTTCATTTTGCTGATGCAGTCGAAAGATCTCGTCAGAGAGTTTCATGATCTGAGTTGATCGAGCCAGCGAAGGTTGCCCCCCCTGCTCAGGCAACTCCTCAAGCTCTTGACGCCAACGAGGCCAGCACTCATGGAGCTGAGCCAAAAGATTACTCCCAGCCAATACCTGCGTAGGTTCAGGATGAATTTTAACGAGGGCAGGCGTCACCACTAGCCGGTAATACTCTACTAAATAGGGCTGATCTGAAACTTCCACCACGTGCAACTTGACGCGACAGCTCACGTCTAGAGCGTCCAAATAATCTCGCACCTGCTGAATCTGCTCTTCAGCTGTCGCTCGCTTCTCAATAAACAGCAGAAGCTCTAACAACGGCTTCGCACTCTTGTTACAGTCCAGAGGTTGATCAGAAAAAGGGCACATGGCGAGGGACTGGAGTTCAACCAAACAGCCTATAAAAACGAGAAATATTAACTATTTTGAACAGACTATTAATTAAATATTAAATCACTGCGGGTCGATACGATGGCGAAACCTCGAAATAGGATCCCCAAGATCTGCAGAGCGCGCCTGTGTGGTGTCGCGTCAGGCAACCATGCTAAAACTAGACTTGGCTGTCCTCTTGAGTTGAGGCCAAGACGCTTGATTCTCTAATGCAACATTCCCCAACTGACCACCGCAACGTAGCCGCTCCTCTAAAAAATCAGTTAGAGGCAGTTAACCACCAACTTGAGAGTGCCAAGGCAGAGCAAGTTGTCAATTGGGCCGACGAAACGTTTGCTCAGGGACTTGTGGTGAGCACAAGTTTTGGCATTCAAGCCGCCGTGACGCTGCATTTAGCCACGCAGGTGCAGCCCAGAATACCGGTGATTTGGGTTGACACAGGCTATTTACCCCCCCAGACTTATCAGTTTGCTGAGCAGTTGACAGAGCGGCTACAGCTCAATCT
This window of the Acaryochloris thomasi RCC1774 genome carries:
- a CDS encoding SMI1/KNR4 family protein, whose protein sequence is MQEIWDRIEAGLAIHAPSIIPLLQPGASEEDIKNAETKLGIEFPEDVRESYRIHNGRLDEEGFLSGWTEFYSLEDIFRQWDIWREVLETEPLIDFQREIEGPIKPDLFNLRWIPLLGNGCGDHCCLDLDPSPEGQVGQVIVLIHDDLDMEVSAPSFRALLANFADELHAGTYTFSEEYGGLIAVTDLAEFQEEDRKYAQFMQQYPDQKQAHEAFYEYKRQKAKNH
- a CDS encoding RNA ligase family protein, encoding MTVMVMEVKSVNQHLNADALKVYAMQAPGCPAIQIIANLERVYEVGDRISIAQVNSVLKDGTKIKATRLRGLVSYGMALGKTDAPVGQDLSDLYCQKSVAQSVQLQRWPSMELLYNVRRNLIALDATPVVTYRAKIKLDGTNAGVQVFSDGRVAAQSRSQIITPGDDNMGFAHWVSQHIDYFARLAGREHLTLFGEWCGQGIQKRTAISQIDRKIFAVFAVQTGGVENEVAKLEVDPEKIAELLPAHPDVFVLPFMGEPLTLDYGSRDQLESAATAINQLVTEVEHTDPWVKDTFGIEGLGEGVVLYPQSIPADRLTYPELMFKAKGEKHQVVKTKKPVQLDPERVKSIDQFVDLVVTSARLEQGVTEACSGCLEISQMGAFLKWLAMDVQKESGAELEVAQLSWKDVNRAVTDAGKKWFRDRVMSVGVAQ
- a CDS encoding alr0857 family protein; this translates as MLKLIYTELGLHMDYEAASLEAVVSQHVILSVRIGRSLHVEMGLASFLLPIQAPGLEALDAALHRYAETLEITCVDAEYVEVDLGGTWMAQTIDAHEGMFLAAYDYETELILHRLWHAAGLPLTSVI
- a CDS encoding HNH endonuclease; this encodes MTVQHAVLQNSVVVFSKAYLPLAKINIKRAIVLLVTEQAEALDFGNTQMWEVRSPSTILQVSEHIRLLMGNPERQWKIPPVNRREVLKRDQHRCQYCNSSRKLTLDHVIPRSKGGLHTWDNVVAACESCNCGKSDRTPKQAGMTLFTKPKAPIHPAVAFADQFWKSQPTP
- a CDS encoding FxLYD domain-containing protein, which encodes MSKISSAIAHTGFGITLIAISSLIAPAAQAQENIIQIGGSPDEQQYYRSYWNDLVELGSQASQERRPQETSRIEADPEADLEKIVRNLDIRELVLEPIIRLNGSSQVFGILVNKNPDPVTVSAINFEVLDEDGNLLQTGSAQPEPSTLAPGQVVTFTKVLLTIPPDAGYEVTLSEPTFVIAPGQAGSSVR
- a CDS encoding HU family DNA-binding protein — translated: MNKGELVDAIVEKVDITKKQADVILTAALEVVVDTVSEGDKVTVVGFGSFEPRDRKARNGRNPQTGKTLKIKATRVPAFSAGKLFKEKVAK
- a CDS encoding sensor histidine kinase yields the protein MPVQFRILSELFKARLSRQIELWIFLSILVIEAILLIPSVIRREQELLYQLSAVSSARASGILSSLPQISGPELLEQLQKLQADPVVLGGTLYRADGKRIGQFGEPPELSYRKVTRNQQAKILDRFGQRYDSAWMMVPSSKKYTLIIRHDVTQVQHDIFAFVGRISLLVLIISVFVTVATMIVVYTIVITPVLQLRADLLRAGELALQDQPQTAPPFVSLDHQRHDELGDVITAFGQMYRQISDAIAQRKASEQRFRALVEQAVDAIFVINAQGRVVEVNQQACRNLGYTSTELLMLSVPDIQKQLTAADFKVLWQRLTPGIPVTIEGIHRRKDSSTFPVEVRLGLFEFSDEQFILALSRDATERKAAEKLTEQLAEIGELATMIVHEVRNPLTTVLMGLNAFKNIDLTERFQMRLTLALEEAERLQRLLNEILLYAKQQQLERTELDVNHLITDSMASIKAIPSVAERELKIELSAVPITISGDRDKLRQVFINLISNASEASPPGEMIQWHVEADPVRNRVTIRVKNGGEPIPAATIPKLTQPFYTTKSSGNGLGLAITNRIVEAHQGTLLIESSELGTTVTVSLPMQPSRPS
- a CDS encoding response regulator transcription factor → MNIHVLLIEDEASIARLLELDLNDLGYRVTVAHDGLTGLHLAQTQAPDIIVLDWQLPQLTGLEICQRLRAAGKMMPIIFATALGDDLRRKAALRAGGTDYLVKPFSTESLLQVIDEQQALVA